A genomic window from Prunus persica cultivar Lovell chromosome G2, Prunus_persica_NCBIv2, whole genome shotgun sequence includes:
- the LOC18785396 gene encoding leucine-rich repeat extensin-like protein 3 — translation MATQPARPWFRLGSMVRPATTPAPAPTPAPAPVVRPAFRPLTPAPEPTPTPPPAPTPTPAPTTTAPPPPPAAAAQPPPPPAVAAQPPPPPAVAAPPPPPPAVAAQPPPPPAAAAPPPPTAVLMRRPPPPAATPAPPPPATSTTASVPPSPISKAASSSVPSSPGIRVGIAPSSSVAPSPDRNKVTKASTSTTDSVPSSPSYKPQTSTTSPPKPTIFSAPAKSPPESKPQPTQTYSPPKPTATTISATAREPYNAPSPRTIRPAATKTPPQSPKIKSIAPPPSPFTLPPPQLKPSTSDQTEQPRIPMEAEQKTVLVQQKTIDHPKSRDLRESLKPSINAHGSKHEGETKERAITRKKPASDTSDHEAGGMRVITIAGENRGAFMELKQSPQKHGLGEQSQYLCKKGNGKTVTGTQSDQNNSSSSSSSSGEEGKGKSKSKDKSLKAGKAAGKSASAQPTRAFMNSNVQGINNSIVYNTSLTHHDPGVHLAFSRKPSGDGFEAKSLVNGRHS, via the coding sequence ATGGCAACCCAACCTGCCCGTCCATGGTTTCGGCTAGGCTCCATGGTCCGTCCGGCCACCACCCCTGCCCCTGCACCAACCCCTGCCCCGGCACCCGTGGTTAGACCTGCATTCAGGCCATTGACTCCTGCACCTGAACCAACCCCAACTCCACCACCAGCTCCAACCCCAACTCCAGCACCCACCACCACAGCTCCGCCACCACCTCCTGCAGCCGCTGCTcagccaccaccacctcctgcCGTCGCTGCTcagccaccaccacctcctgcCGTCGCTGctccgccaccaccacctccgGCCGTCGCTGCTcagccaccaccacctcctgcCGCTGCTGCTCCACCGCCTCCTACTGCCGTTCTTATGCGTCGGCCACCACCACCTGCGGCAACTCCAGCACCACCTCCTCCTGCGACTAGTACTACTGCATCAGTTCCACCATCACCAATTTCAAAAGCAGCATCTTCTTCAGTGCCATCATCTCCTGGAATCAGGGTTGGTATAGCCCCATCTTCTTCAGTGGCACCATCTCCTGATAGGAACAAGGTCACTAAAGCTTCAACTTCTACTACTGATTCAGTGCCAAGTTCTCCATCCTATAAACCACAAACTAGTACTACTTCTCCACCAAAACCCACCATCTTTTCAGCCCCTGCAAAGTCTCCTCCAGAATCTAAACCACAGCCAACACAAACTTATTCTCCACCAAAACCGACAGCCACCACCATTTCAGCCACTGCTAGGGAGCCTTATAATGCCCCATCTCCCAGAACCATTAGGCCAGCTGCCACTAAGACCCCACCTCAGTCGCCAAAGATCAAGTCAATTGCCCCACCACCCTCTCCTTTCACTCTCCCACCCCCTCAGCTAAAGCCCAGCACTTCAGACCAAACTGAGCAACCCAGGATTCCCATGGAGGCAGAGCAGAAAACAGTGCTGGTCCAACAAAAGACCATTGATCATCCAAAATCCAGAGACTTACGCGAGTCTCTCAAGCCAAGCATCAATGCCCACGGTTCAAAGCATGAAGGAGAAACCAAAGAGAGAGCTATAACTCGCAAGAAGCCTGCATCAGACACCTCTGATCATGAGGCAGGAGGCATGAGGGTCATAACCATTGCAGGGGAAAACAGAGGAGCTTTCATGGAACTCAAACAATCTCCTCAGAAACATGGACTTGGGGAGCAATCTCAGTATCTTTGCAAGAAAGGCAATGGAAAAACGGTGACTGGGACTCAATCTGATCAGAACaatagcagcagcagcagcagcagcagtggTGAGGAAGGCAAAGGCAAGAGCAAAAGTAAGGACAAAAGTCTCAAAGCAGGGAAGGCTGCAGGGAAATCAGCATCAGCACAGCCTACAAGGGCATTCATGAACAGCAATGTTCAAGGCATCAACAACTCCATTGTCTACAACACTTCCCTCACTCACCATGATCCTGGGGTCCACCTTGCTTTCTCTAGGAAGCCCAGTGGGGATGGATTTGAGGCCAAGAGCCTTGTCAATGGCCGCCACAGTTAG
- the LOC18784560 gene encoding uncharacterized protein LOC18784560 isoform X1: MSATLSLLKLPILPPKPKQCLSKLQHSSIPKKPSIAKDSASPQKLITTTIHHLKSTSLPLTAATLPFLLDTKDALAVGGEFGILEGRTFALIHPIAMGGLFVFTLWTGYLGWQWRRVRTIQNEINELKKQVKPTPVTPEGTPVEEPPSPFALKIQQLSEERKELVKGSYRDRHFNAGSILLAFGVFESIGGGVNTWFRTGKLFPGPHLFAGAAITVLWAAAAALTPAMQKGLQDTQMRRLKVCVLGGITYKGIPSMQMQFAFLQIKDKDIRFHSGIM; this comes from the exons ATGTCAGCCACACTCAGCCTCCTCAAACTCCCTATTCTTCCCCCAAAACCCAAGCAATGTCTCTCAAAACTTCAACATTCTTCGATCCCAAAAAAACCCAGTATTGCCAAGGACTCAGCTAGTCCTCAAAAGCTCATCACAACTACTATTCACCACCTGAAGTCAACTTCTCTCCCACTCACAGCTGCCACATTGCCATTTTTACTGGACACCAAG GATGCACTTGCTGTTGGTGGGGAGTTTGGAATATTGGAGGGAAGGACATTTGCTTTGATACACCCCATTGCGATGGGTGGTCTGTTTGTATTCACATTGTGGACAGGGTACTTGGGTTGGCAATGGAGGAGAGTCAGGACAATCCAGAATGAAATTAATGAGCTCAAGAAGCAAGTTAAGCCTACCCCAGTTACACCAGAGGGGACACCAGTTGAAGAACCACCATCTCCTTTTGCACTCAAAATTCAGCAGCTCAGTGAG GAAAGGAAGGAGTTGGTGAAGGGGTCTTACCGGGATAGACACTTCAATGCCGGTTCAATATTGTTGGCTTTCGGAGTTTTCGAGTCCATTGGTGGAGGAGTGAACACATGGTTTAGGACAGGAAAGCTATTTCCAGGTCCCCATTTGTTTGCAGGAGCAG CTATCACGGTGCTATGGGCAGCGGCGGCGGCTCTTACACCTGCAATGCAAAAAG GGTTGCAGGATACACAAATGAGAAGGCTAAAGGTATGTGTTCTCGGAGGTATAACGTATAAGGGTATTCCTAGCATGCAGATGCAGTTTGCTTTCCTTCAGATCAAAGACAAGGATATTAGGTTTCATTCCGGAATAATGTAG
- the LOC18784560 gene encoding uncharacterized protein LOC18784560 isoform X3: protein MSATLSLLKLPILPPKPKQCLSKLQHSSIPKKPSIAKDSASPQKLITTTIHHLKSTSLPLTAATLPFLLDTKDALAVGGEFGILEGRTFALIHPIAMGGLFVFTLWTGYLGWQWRRVRTIQNEINELKKQVKPTPVTPEGTPVEEPPSPFALKIQQLSEERKELVKGSYRDRHFNAGSILLAFGVFESIGGGVNTWFRTGKLFPGPHLFAGAAITVLWAAAAALTPAMQKGLQDTQMRRLKEIIQK, encoded by the exons ATGTCAGCCACACTCAGCCTCCTCAAACTCCCTATTCTTCCCCCAAAACCCAAGCAATGTCTCTCAAAACTTCAACATTCTTCGATCCCAAAAAAACCCAGTATTGCCAAGGACTCAGCTAGTCCTCAAAAGCTCATCACAACTACTATTCACCACCTGAAGTCAACTTCTCTCCCACTCACAGCTGCCACATTGCCATTTTTACTGGACACCAAG GATGCACTTGCTGTTGGTGGGGAGTTTGGAATATTGGAGGGAAGGACATTTGCTTTGATACACCCCATTGCGATGGGTGGTCTGTTTGTATTCACATTGTGGACAGGGTACTTGGGTTGGCAATGGAGGAGAGTCAGGACAATCCAGAATGAAATTAATGAGCTCAAGAAGCAAGTTAAGCCTACCCCAGTTACACCAGAGGGGACACCAGTTGAAGAACCACCATCTCCTTTTGCACTCAAAATTCAGCAGCTCAGTGAG GAAAGGAAGGAGTTGGTGAAGGGGTCTTACCGGGATAGACACTTCAATGCCGGTTCAATATTGTTGGCTTTCGGAGTTTTCGAGTCCATTGGTGGAGGAGTGAACACATGGTTTAGGACAGGAAAGCTATTTCCAGGTCCCCATTTGTTTGCAGGAGCAG CTATCACGGTGCTATGGGCAGCGGCGGCGGCTCTTACACCTGCAATGCAAAAAG GGTTGCAGGATACACAAATGAGAAGGCTAAAG GAAATCATCCAAAAATGA
- the LOC18786308 gene encoding uncharacterized protein LOC18786308, which produces MKIFNWVHKRLHQRVVKDGFAGNVKKSELETNDKDTQAFLKQVGLVNVDGLDGWRDGILTIGTFGFDPLKPSTHQNEYFVLESEEDDQESHGFSHSGNDDDDDDDEHYDHSVEDEELNPLMFTTFEHSFEDIGSNFDAIVQKPADVILTVDGVPLTPFEGSSEISTKPDQSANDQSKNKKGQRITLADLFQADVPDVGQLKLDSGKVQPEMEKKMNARTRSGLAFAKKLIPRVKDDSSPIKNMQRLMRRMLKRKIHPAELEVKIHKSDGQKQPSAVELISNVENDAYESVSLLPIQGAPCVH; this is translated from the exons ATGAAG ATCTTCAACTGGGTTCATAAGAGGCTTCATCAAAGGGTCGTCAAGG ATGGGTTTGCTGGGAATGTGAAAAAGAGTGAACTGGAAACCAATGACAAGGACACACAAGCATTTCTCAAACAAGTTGGCCTTGTTAATGTGGATGGGCTTGATGGTTGGAGGGATGGCATTTTAACTATAGGCACCTTTGGTTTCGACCCCCTAAAACCCTCTACCCACCAAAACGAATATTTCGTTCTGGAGAGCGAAGAAGACGATCAGGAAAGCCATGGATTTTCACACAGTggtaatgatgatgatgatgatgatgatgaacatTATGATCATAGtgttgaagatgaagaactGAACCCTTTAATGTTTACAACATTTGAACACAGCTTTGAGGATATTGGGTCAAATTTTGATGCCATTGTTCAGAAACCAGCTGATGTGATCCTGACCGTTGATGGTGTCCCTCTTACTCCATTTGAGGGGTCCAGTGAAATCAGTACTAAACCTGATCAGAGTGCTAATGATCAGAGCAAGAATAAGAAAGGTCAGAGAATTACACTGGCTGACTTGTTCCAGGCTGATGTTCCTGATGTTGGTCAACTGAAGCTTGACTCTGGCAAGGTCCAGCCagaaatggagaaaaaaatgaatGCCAGAACAAGGAGTGGCCTAGCATTTGCCAAGAAACTCATCCCTCGCGTCAAAGATGATTCAAGTCCAATCAAAAATATGCAACGA CTGATGAGGAGGATGTTGAAGAGGAAGATCCATCCAGCTGAGCTTGAAGTCAAGATTCACAAATCAGATGGCCAGAAGCAGCCCAGTGCGGTAGAGCTCATCTCCAATGTCGAAAATGATGCTTATGAATCGGTTTCTTTGCTTCCAATTCAAG GTGCCCCTTGTGTGCACTGA
- the LOC18787071 gene encoding cytochrome b5: MASDSQVYHFDEVAKHNHKKDCWIIISGKVYDVTPFLEDHPGGDEVLLLAVEKDATDDFNDVGHSDSAKEQMEKFYVGKVDTSTIPEQPSYKLPAQTTPPSGQSSGFVVKLLQFLLPLLILGAAFALQYYGKKK, from the exons ATGGCTTCAGATTCTCAAGTTTATCATTTCGATGAGGTGGCCAAGCACAACCACAAGAAAGATTGCTGGATCATAATCTCTGGAAAG GTTTATGATGTCACCCCTTTTTTGGAGGATCACCCTGGGGGCGATGAAGTGTTGCTATTAGCAGTCG AGAAAGATGCAACAGATGATTTTAATGATGTGGGCCACAGTGATTCTGCGAAGGAGCAGATGGAAAAATTTTATGTAGGCAAGGTTGACACATCCACCATACCAGAACAGCCAAGTTACAAGCTTCCTGCTCAAACAACTCCTCCATCCGGGCAATCTTCTGGATTTGTGGTAAAGCTGTTACAGTTTCTGCTGCCCTTGTTGATCTTGGGGGCTGCATTTGCTCTGCAATACTACGGGAAGAAGAAGTAG
- the LOC18784560 gene encoding uncharacterized protein LOC18784560 isoform X2 translates to MSATLSLLKLPILPPKPKQCLSKLQHSSIPKKPSIAKDSASPQKLITTTIHHLKSTSLPLTAATLPFLLDTKDALAVGGEFGILEGRTFALIHPIAMGGLFVFTLWTGYLGWQWRRVRTIQNEINELKKQVKPTPVTPEGTPVEEPPSPFALKIQQLSEERKELVKGSYRDRHFNAGSILLAFGVFESIGGGVNTWFRTGKLFPGPHLFAGAAITVLWAAAAALTPAMQKGSETARNLHITLNVINVLLFVSQIPTGWEIVLKVFEFTKWP, encoded by the exons ATGTCAGCCACACTCAGCCTCCTCAAACTCCCTATTCTTCCCCCAAAACCCAAGCAATGTCTCTCAAAACTTCAACATTCTTCGATCCCAAAAAAACCCAGTATTGCCAAGGACTCAGCTAGTCCTCAAAAGCTCATCACAACTACTATTCACCACCTGAAGTCAACTTCTCTCCCACTCACAGCTGCCACATTGCCATTTTTACTGGACACCAAG GATGCACTTGCTGTTGGTGGGGAGTTTGGAATATTGGAGGGAAGGACATTTGCTTTGATACACCCCATTGCGATGGGTGGTCTGTTTGTATTCACATTGTGGACAGGGTACTTGGGTTGGCAATGGAGGAGAGTCAGGACAATCCAGAATGAAATTAATGAGCTCAAGAAGCAAGTTAAGCCTACCCCAGTTACACCAGAGGGGACACCAGTTGAAGAACCACCATCTCCTTTTGCACTCAAAATTCAGCAGCTCAGTGAG GAAAGGAAGGAGTTGGTGAAGGGGTCTTACCGGGATAGACACTTCAATGCCGGTTCAATATTGTTGGCTTTCGGAGTTTTCGAGTCCATTGGTGGAGGAGTGAACACATGGTTTAGGACAGGAAAGCTATTTCCAGGTCCCCATTTGTTTGCAGGAGCAG CTATCACGGTGCTATGGGCAGCGGCGGCGGCTCTTACACCTGCAATGCAAAAAGGTAGTGAGACAGCCAGAAACCTACATATTACGTTGAATGTGATAAATGTTCTGCTTTTCGTGTCGCAAATACCTACTGGATGGGAGATAGTTTTGAAAGTGTTTGAATTCACTAAATGGCCTTGA
- the LOC18784560 gene encoding uncharacterized protein LOC18784560 isoform X4, protein MSATLSLLKLPILPPKPKQCLSKLQHSSIPKKPSIAKDSASPQKLITTTIHHLKSTSLPLTAATLPFLLDTKDALAVGGEFGILEGRTFALIHPIAMGGLFVFTLWTGYLGWQWRRVRTIQNEINELKKQVKPTPVTPEGTPVEEPPSPFALKIQQLSEERKELVKGSYRDRHFNAGSILLAFGVFESIGGGVNTWFRTGKLFPGPHLFAGAAITVLWAAAAALTPAMQKVVHKFYK, encoded by the exons ATGTCAGCCACACTCAGCCTCCTCAAACTCCCTATTCTTCCCCCAAAACCCAAGCAATGTCTCTCAAAACTTCAACATTCTTCGATCCCAAAAAAACCCAGTATTGCCAAGGACTCAGCTAGTCCTCAAAAGCTCATCACAACTACTATTCACCACCTGAAGTCAACTTCTCTCCCACTCACAGCTGCCACATTGCCATTTTTACTGGACACCAAG GATGCACTTGCTGTTGGTGGGGAGTTTGGAATATTGGAGGGAAGGACATTTGCTTTGATACACCCCATTGCGATGGGTGGTCTGTTTGTATTCACATTGTGGACAGGGTACTTGGGTTGGCAATGGAGGAGAGTCAGGACAATCCAGAATGAAATTAATGAGCTCAAGAAGCAAGTTAAGCCTACCCCAGTTACACCAGAGGGGACACCAGTTGAAGAACCACCATCTCCTTTTGCACTCAAAATTCAGCAGCTCAGTGAG GAAAGGAAGGAGTTGGTGAAGGGGTCTTACCGGGATAGACACTTCAATGCCGGTTCAATATTGTTGGCTTTCGGAGTTTTCGAGTCCATTGGTGGAGGAGTGAACACATGGTTTAGGACAGGAAAGCTATTTCCAGGTCCCCATTTGTTTGCAGGAGCAG CTATCACGGTGCTATGGGCAGCGGCGGCGGCTCTTACACCTGCAATGCAAAAAG TGGtacataaattttataaatga